A region of Dehalococcoidia bacterium DNA encodes the following proteins:
- a CDS encoding HAD family hydrolase, with protein sequence MARRLKPSALAGVKAVAFDAYGTIIDFDEKDFIATFAEIMAHQGLQGDAGELWRRFLRAAYRLRNENHEHPSYHRFVDAWARQFHEAFSQMGLAGEPREAALYLRHKLAQAPVHPEAPEVLERVRSRYRVALLSNADDDFLRECLQRNHLSFELVVTSEGARALKPDPAIFLHLVRALDLEPPDVVYVGDNPLPDILGAKRAGLRAVWLDRLGRRRPRRVPPPDLKIKSLRHLLPALGLGNE encoded by the coding sequence ATGGCTCGCCGGCTGAAGCCCTCCGCCCTGGCGGGCGTGAAGGCAGTGGCCTTCGATGCCTATGGCACCATCATCGATTTCGATGAGAAGGACTTCATCGCCACCTTCGCCGAGATCATGGCCCATCAGGGGCTCCAGGGCGATGCCGGCGAGCTTTGGCGCCGTTTCCTACGGGCCGCCTACCGCCTCCGTAACGAGAACCACGAGCACCCTTCCTACCATCGCTTCGTAGATGCATGGGCCCGCCAGTTCCACGAGGCCTTCTCTCAGATGGGCCTGGCGGGAGAGCCCCGCGAGGCCGCCCTCTACCTGAGGCACAAGCTGGCCCAGGCTCCCGTGCATCCCGAAGCCCCCGAAGTCCTGGAGAGAGTGCGCAGCCGTTACCGCGTTGCCCTCCTCTCCAACGCCGACGATGACTTCCTGAGGGAATGCCTGCAACGCAATCACCTCTCATTCGAACTGGTAGTGACTTCCGAGGGAGCCAGGGCCCTTAAGCCTGACCCGGCTATCTTCCTCCATCTGGTGCGGGCCCTGGACCTGGAGCCCCCGGACGTGGTCTACGTGGGGGACAACCCGTTGCCGGACATCCTGGGAGCCAAGAGGGCGGGGCTGAGGGCCGTCTGGCTGGACAGGCTCGGGAGGAGACGGCCGCGTCGCGTCCCTCCCCCCGATCTGAAGATAAAGAGCTTACGCCACCTGCTGCCGGCACTGGGGCTAGGGAATGAGTGA
- the hemB gene encoding porphobilinogen synthase codes for MTTRIETEPFRRFRRLRRTEALRSLVRETDLHPSHFIYPLFVAHGRGLKQEISSMPGQFRLSPDMLAQEARELRELGIRAVILFGIPAHKDEEGSEAYHPHGIVQQAIKALKEADPEMLVITDVCLCEYTSHGHCGVIVEGEVDNDRTLPLLARMAVSHAASGADMVAPSDMMDGRVKAIRRALDEAGYTHIPIMAYSAKTASAFYGPFREAAESAPQFGDRRGYQMDPANAREALRELAEDIAEGADIVMVKPALPNLDIIARARQLFQVPIAAYNVSGEYSMVKAAARLGWLDERRVTLEVLTSIRRAGADIIITYHAKEVARWLAG; via the coding sequence ATGACCACGCGCATTGAGACGGAGCCCTTCCGCAGATTCCGCCGCCTGCGCCGCACGGAGGCCCTGCGTTCCTTGGTGCGAGAAACGGACCTCCATCCCTCCCACTTCATCTATCCTCTATTCGTAGCCCACGGGCGCGGCCTGAAGCAGGAGATATCCTCCATGCCCGGCCAGTTCCGCCTCTCCCCCGATATGTTGGCCCAGGAGGCGCGAGAGCTGCGGGAGCTGGGCATCAGGGCTGTTATCCTCTTCGGCATACCCGCCCATAAGGACGAGGAAGGGAGCGAGGCCTACCACCCCCACGGTATCGTCCAGCAGGCCATCAAGGCCTTAAAGGAGGCTGACCCAGAGATGCTGGTCATCACCGATGTCTGTTTGTGCGAGTACACCTCCCACGGCCACTGCGGGGTGATAGTAGAGGGGGAGGTGGACAACGACCGCACTCTCCCACTCCTGGCCCGGATGGCCGTCTCCCATGCCGCCTCTGGGGCCGACATGGTAGCTCCCTCAGACATGATGGACGGCCGGGTGAAGGCCATTCGTCGCGCCCTGGACGAGGCCGGCTACACCCATATACCTATCATGGCCTACTCGGCCAAGACGGCCTCCGCCTTCTATGGCCCCTTCCGGGAGGCCGCTGAGTCCGCCCCCCAGTTTGGCGACCGCCGCGGTTACCAGATGGACCCCGCCAACGCCCGTGAGGCCCTGCGGGAGCTGGCGGAGGATATCGCCGAAGGGGCGGACATCGTGATGGTCAAGCCAGCCCTGCCCAACCTAGATATCATCGCCCGCGCCCGCCAGCTGTTCCAGGTGCCCATCGCTGCCTACAACGTCAGTGGCGAATACAGCATGGTGAAGGCAGCAGCCCGCCTGGGCTGGCTGGATGAGCGCCGCGTCACCCTGGAGGTGCTGACGTCCATAAGGCGAGCAGGAGCGGATATCATCATCACCTATCACGCCAAGGAGGTGGCCAGATGGCTCGCCGGCTGA
- the hemL gene encoding glutamate-1-semialdehyde 2,1-aminomutase, protein MSERSALILEEARRLMPGGVSSPARSFRAVGMPPLVLERGRGSRVWDADGREFIDYLMAFGPLILGHAHPAVVEAVGEALAQGTAFGATTALEVELARLISDALPSVQMVRFVNSGTEATMSAVRLARAYTGRTKVVKFEGCYHGHADGLLARAGSGLATLALPDSPGVPPSYAQETLVLPYNDLEAVERAFQAHGEGIAAIIVEPVAANMGVAPPEPGFLEGLRRLTRAYGSLLIFDEVVTGFRLCYGGAQTLYGVEPDITCLGKVIGGGLPVGAYGGRREVMSMVAPEGPVYQAGTLAGNPLAMAAGIATLRLLQQEDPYDRLEALASRLEEGLREAIAEAEAPAIVQRVGSMLTIFFTSVPVRDYASARSCDTHRFARFFARMLEQGFLIPPSQFEAWFLSLAHTQEEVAATIEAAHRALKNL, encoded by the coding sequence ATGAGTGAGCGATCGGCCCTTATCCTAGAGGAGGCGCGCAGACTCATGCCCGGGGGCGTATCCAGCCCTGCCCGCTCCTTTCGGGCTGTGGGGATGCCCCCCTTGGTCCTGGAGAGGGGGCGTGGCTCACGCGTCTGGGACGCCGACGGTAGGGAGTTCATCGACTACCTCATGGCCTTCGGCCCCCTTATCCTGGGCCATGCCCATCCGGCGGTAGTGGAGGCGGTGGGGGAGGCATTGGCCCAGGGCACAGCCTTTGGGGCCACCACCGCCCTGGAGGTGGAGCTGGCCCGCCTCATCAGCGATGCCCTGCCATCAGTGCAGATGGTGCGGTTTGTCAACTCCGGCACGGAGGCCACCATGTCCGCTGTGCGTTTGGCCCGTGCCTACACTGGCCGCACCAAGGTGGTGAAGTTCGAAGGCTGCTACCATGGCCACGCCGATGGCCTCCTGGCCCGCGCCGGCTCAGGCCTGGCCACCTTGGCCCTGCCCGATAGCCCGGGCGTGCCTCCTTCCTACGCCCAGGAGACCTTGGTCCTCCCCTATAACGACTTGGAGGCAGTGGAAAGGGCCTTCCAGGCCCACGGCGAGGGTATCGCTGCCATCATCGTGGAGCCGGTAGCCGCCAACATGGGGGTAGCGCCCCCAGAGCCAGGCTTCCTGGAGGGACTGCGCCGCCTTACCCGCGCATATGGCTCCCTCCTCATCTTCGACGAGGTGGTGACAGGCTTCCGCCTGTGCTACGGGGGTGCCCAGACCCTCTATGGTGTGGAGCCGGACATCACCTGCTTAGGGAAGGTGATAGGTGGTGGCCTGCCTGTGGGGGCCTACGGCGGGAGGCGCGAGGTCATGTCTATGGTGGCCCCGGAGGGCCCTGTATATCAGGCAGGCACCCTTGCCGGCAACCCCCTGGCCATGGCTGCCGGCATCGCCACCCTCCGCCTGCTGCAGCAGGAGGACCCCTACGACCGCCTAGAGGCCCTGGCCTCGCGCCTGGAGGAAGGCCTTAGGGAGGCCATCGCCGAGGCAGAGGCCCCAGCCATCGTGCAGAGGGTGGGGTCCATGCTCACCATCTTCTTCACGTCCGTGCCAGTGCGTGATTATGCCTCCGCCCGCTCCTGCGACACTCACCGCTTCGCCCGCTTCTTCGCCCGTATGCTGGAGCAAGGGTTCCTCATCCCCCCCTCCCAGTTCGAGGCCTGGTTCCTCTCCCTGGCCCACACCCAGGAGGAGGTGGCCGCCACCATCGAGGCCGCCCACCGGGCCCTGAAAAACCTCTAG
- the dnaN gene encoding DNA polymerase III subunit beta, producing the protein MKVSCLQENLARGLALVGRAVATRSTYPQTTHVLLRTDHGRLRLAATNLEIAVTAWVGAQVEEEGAITVPARLLTEFVNTLPMEKIDLSLGPRSRHLQLVCGRYEATIAGMDPADFPPIPEVEEAASVRVDPQALRTAIARVEFAAATDDTRPVLTGVHTLVEGDLLTLAAADGFRLAVHKLLLDEEAPQRVEIIVPARALRELYRLLADEEEPVLMMVNQAHSQVLFRMRNVELVSQLVQGTFPNYSQLIPREYKTRVVVNLKEFLQETRRAAIFARDGSNIVRLVIEPGEGGGMGRMVVSARAEELGEHKGELDALVEGEPAKIAFNAKYLQDVLQVLDCAEVALETTSPTSPGVFRPVGLDNYVHVVMPMFVQW; encoded by the coding sequence ATGAAGGTATCTTGTCTGCAGGAGAACCTGGCGCGGGGCCTGGCCCTGGTGGGGAGGGCGGTGGCCACACGTAGCACTTACCCCCAGACTACTCATGTGCTGCTGCGTACCGACCATGGGAGGTTGCGTCTGGCAGCCACCAATCTGGAGATCGCCGTCACTGCCTGGGTGGGGGCACAGGTTGAGGAGGAGGGTGCCATCACTGTGCCCGCCCGCCTGTTGACGGAGTTCGTTAACACCCTGCCTATGGAGAAGATCGACCTCAGTCTGGGGCCCCGCAGCCGCCATCTACAGCTGGTGTGTGGCCGCTACGAAGCCACCATCGCCGGTATGGACCCGGCCGACTTCCCCCCTATCCCAGAGGTGGAGGAGGCGGCATCGGTACGGGTAGATCCCCAGGCCCTGCGCACGGCTATCGCCCGAGTGGAGTTCGCCGCTGCTACCGACGACACCCGTCCCGTCCTCACAGGCGTGCACACCTTGGTGGAAGGGGATCTCCTAACGCTGGCCGCCGCCGATGGGTTCCGCTTGGCAGTGCACAAGCTCCTCCTGGATGAGGAGGCCCCGCAGCGGGTGGAGATCATCGTCCCTGCCCGCGCCCTGCGGGAGCTATACCGCCTCCTGGCCGATGAGGAGGAGCCTGTGCTGATGATGGTCAACCAGGCGCACAGCCAGGTCCTTTTCCGGATGCGCAATGTGGAGTTGGTGTCCCAGCTTGTCCAGGGCACCTTCCCCAACTACAGCCAGCTCATCCCCCGCGAATATAAGACGCGGGTGGTGGTCAACCTCAAGGAGTTCTTGCAGGAGACGCGGCGGGCCGCCATCTTCGCCCGCGATGGCTCCAACATCGTGCGCTTGGTGATCGAGCCTGGAGAGGGTGGAGGCATGGGCAGGATGGTGGTATCCGCCCGCGCTGAGGAATTAGGGGAGCATAAGGGTGAGCTGGACGCCCTGGTGGAGGGGGAGCCAGCCAAGATCGCCTTCAACGCCAAGTACCTGCAGGACGTGTTGCAGGTCCTGGACTGTGCGGAGGTGGCGCTGGAGACCACCAGCCCTACCAGCCCCGGCGTCTTCCGCCCTGTGGGGCTGGACAACTACGTCCACGTAGTCATGCCCATGTTCGTCCAGTGGTAG